In the genome of Acetobacter oryzifermentans, one region contains:
- the gpW gene encoding gpW family head-tail joining protein, translating to MCGYGPFGYSLPQAHFEPSSSLLAGLSKAQLQQALTNCQMALIALQGGQRVASVSYSQGDGSRAVTYSQADVGDLSAMIKTLQRQLGMPGTRRRALRPVF from the coding sequence ATGTGTGGTTATGGCCCGTTTGGGTATAGTTTGCCGCAGGCTCATTTTGAGCCATCCAGTAGCCTATTAGCGGGCCTGAGCAAGGCCCAGTTGCAGCAGGCGCTTACCAACTGTCAAATGGCTCTCATTGCTCTACAGGGTGGTCAGCGTGTGGCCTCTGTCAGTTACTCTCAGGGTGATGGCAGCCGAGCTGTTACGTATAGTCAGGCAGATGTTGGTGATCTGTCTGCAATGATTAAAACGTTGCAGCGCCAGCTTGGCATGCCAGGCACACGTAGGCGCGCACTTAGGCCCGTGTTCTGA
- a CDS encoding phage terminase large subunit family protein — protein MQIPQTDYPEGYNFFLKLLDRAQLENLKPPPRLTLSQWSAEYAVLSRETSAQTGRFEAYVYQIGIMDAITDDTVEKVSVMKSARVGYTKIVDNAVGYFLQQDPCPILVVQPRETDAEDYSKTEIAPMLRDTPVLAAIAPDTKAKSGENTLLSKTMRNGSSLKLVGANSPGGFRRITVRIVIFDEVDGYPVGGAGSEGDQISLGSKRSETFWNRKIIAGSTPTVAGLSRIEKLYEEGDCRQFHVPCPHCGDMQVLEWGEKETPYGIKWDCDENGKPLPETAYYVCRHNGCIITEAEKADMVAKGEWIASKPFKGHASFHIWTGYSLSPNATWAKLVEEWLDVYRDPIRRQTFINTTLGLPYEDKGDGALNELSLAARVEVWAGEIPSGVVVLTAGADTQDDRIEIEVVGWGRNEERWSIAVIVVDGDPEMPETWARVDDVLKRTWYRADGRPFTIMAACIDSGGHHTQRVYEFCRARLGRRIWAIKGESARGGARSPVWPTKRPSARNKSSFRPVIIGVNAAKDVIRARLHLPQPEPGQPAPGYMHFPADRDVNYFAQLVSERSVRKSINGTIVRVWELLPGRRNEALDIAVYSYAALCGLIYMGLRLNKRADALDAETTEHPPAPEPVQEEVDPFAEEPVKMAITDTPAQSKTAEPKKNMTRMERLAAKLAG, from the coding sequence ATGCAGATCCCACAGACGGATTATCCAGAGGGGTATAATTTTTTCCTCAAGCTCCTAGACCGAGCGCAGCTTGAGAACCTAAAACCCCCACCACGGCTGACGTTGAGCCAATGGTCAGCCGAATATGCAGTGCTCTCTCGGGAGACCAGTGCGCAGACTGGGCGATTTGAAGCCTACGTCTATCAGATCGGAATCATGGATGCGATTACGGATGATACCGTAGAAAAAGTGTCCGTGATGAAGTCCGCACGTGTTGGCTACACAAAGATTGTAGATAACGCGGTAGGATATTTTCTGCAGCAGGATCCATGCCCCATTCTGGTTGTGCAGCCTCGCGAAACTGATGCCGAGGATTACAGTAAAACGGAAATAGCTCCCATGCTCAGGGATACTCCTGTGCTGGCGGCCATTGCTCCGGATACCAAAGCCAAAAGTGGCGAGAACACTCTGCTGTCCAAGACAATGCGGAATGGCTCATCTCTCAAACTGGTGGGGGCAAACTCTCCGGGTGGTTTCCGCCGTATTACCGTGCGTATCGTTATTTTTGATGAGGTAGACGGTTATCCGGTTGGCGGCGCTGGATCTGAGGGTGATCAAATTTCTCTTGGCTCAAAACGCTCGGAGACATTTTGGAACCGCAAAATCATCGCAGGATCCACACCTACGGTTGCCGGCCTGAGCCGAATAGAAAAACTCTATGAGGAAGGCGACTGCCGCCAGTTTCATGTTCCATGTCCGCATTGTGGAGATATGCAGGTTCTGGAATGGGGCGAAAAGGAAACCCCATATGGCATAAAATGGGACTGTGACGAGAACGGAAAGCCGTTACCGGAAACAGCTTATTACGTGTGCCGGCATAACGGCTGCATCATCACAGAGGCCGAAAAGGCCGACATGGTGGCGAAAGGGGAATGGATAGCTTCCAAGCCGTTCAAAGGGCATGCCTCTTTCCACATTTGGACAGGATATTCCCTTTCTCCAAATGCCACATGGGCGAAGCTAGTGGAAGAATGGCTGGATGTTTATCGGGATCCAATTCGGCGCCAGACATTCATCAACACAACCCTTGGCTTGCCTTACGAAGACAAGGGGGACGGCGCTCTGAATGAGCTGTCACTGGCAGCCCGTGTAGAGGTATGGGCAGGCGAAATCCCTTCGGGTGTTGTGGTGCTGACAGCCGGTGCAGATACGCAGGACGATCGTATCGAAATAGAGGTTGTCGGCTGGGGCCGTAACGAGGAACGCTGGTCTATCGCTGTTATTGTGGTGGATGGAGACCCCGAAATGCCCGAAACATGGGCGCGGGTGGACGATGTGCTGAAACGCACATGGTACCGTGCAGATGGCAGGCCGTTTACCATTATGGCGGCATGTATCGATTCAGGCGGCCACCACACCCAGCGGGTGTATGAATTCTGCCGGGCTCGGCTAGGCCGTCGCATTTGGGCGATCAAGGGCGAGTCTGCGCGCGGGGGTGCCAGATCTCCGGTATGGCCAACCAAACGGCCAAGCGCTCGTAACAAGTCAAGTTTTCGCCCGGTCATTATTGGGGTGAATGCTGCCAAAGACGTTATCCGGGCACGCCTGCATCTACCCCAACCAGAGCCGGGCCAACCAGCGCCTGGCTATATGCATTTCCCGGCAGACCGGGATGTAAACTATTTCGCACAACTGGTTTCCGAGAGGTCTGTGCGTAAAAGCATAAATGGCACAATCGTGCGTGTTTGGGAGCTTCTGCCAGGGCGACGGAATGAGGCGCTGGATATAGCGGTTTATAGCTACGCTGCCCTATGTGGCCTGATCTACATGGGCTTGAGACTCAATAAACGGGCCGATGCCCTGGATGCCGAAACAACAGAACATCCACCCGCACCAGAGCCAGTGCAGGAAGAGGTGGATCCTTTTGCGGAAGAGCCCGTGAAAATGGCGATAACGGATACGCCAGCACAGAGCAAAACCGCAGAACCAAAGAAAAATATGACCCGCATGGAACGGCTCGCGGCCAAACTTGCAGGGTAG
- a CDS encoding DUF3164 family protein produces the protein MTDTPQPVDDVPEGYMKDAYGRLVPFAQVKPQNLLEDELVRAIHAQANLLARELAEFKKRGFSEVSALQSLLHEKYHAKLGGPKGNTTLSSYDGRLRVSVCMGENISFGPELQVAKSLLDELFEEWAEGANANLKTIVMEAFDVGKEGKLSVTKILGLRRHNIDEPQWKQAMDAIADSIRIDSTKAYLRLHVRETPEQSWQMLSLDLAKA, from the coding sequence ATGACAGACACACCCCAGCCCGTGGACGATGTGCCCGAGGGCTACATGAAAGATGCTTACGGGCGTCTGGTTCCATTTGCGCAGGTAAAGCCGCAAAATCTTCTGGAAGATGAGCTGGTTCGCGCCATTCATGCGCAAGCGAATCTTCTGGCGAGAGAGTTGGCAGAATTCAAGAAGCGCGGTTTCAGTGAGGTTTCTGCGCTGCAATCTCTGCTGCATGAAAAATATCATGCCAAGCTTGGTGGACCGAAAGGCAATACGACGCTGAGCAGCTACGATGGCCGGTTGCGCGTGTCTGTTTGTATGGGTGAGAACATTTCCTTTGGCCCTGAACTGCAGGTTGCCAAGAGTTTGCTAGACGAGCTTTTTGAGGAGTGGGCTGAGGGCGCGAACGCGAACCTAAAAACCATTGTGATGGAAGCGTTCGATGTGGGGAAAGAAGGCAAACTTTCCGTCACGAAAATCCTTGGTCTTCGCCGGCATAATATAGACGAGCCACAGTGGAAGCAGGCCATGGACGCGATTGCTGACAGCATTCGTATCGACAGCACCAAAGCGTATCTGCGGCTTCATGTTCGGGAAACGCCGGAGCAGTCTTGGCAAATGTTATCGCTGGATCTGGCAAAGGCGTGA
- a CDS encoding tyrosine-type recombinase/integrase codes for MVSGDRNRSPAPEAVKSAPVSADELCIRTWLHNRGENTRRAYERDVRDLLAFAGKSLNEIVLPDLQAWFDSMGNASDATRRRKLSAVKSLLSYGAGTGVLSHDAGSAFRIARGRDTLHERILTREQVIALIDGEEEPRKRALLNVLYRMGLRISEACALRWRDLTRRQQGAVASVFGKGNKTRPVQVPAKLFKELMALRVDSGPDAPVIPGHDGCSLSKDAAHRVVKRAARRAGLSSRVSAHWLRHAHASHALDNNAPAHVVCATLGHASLATTTRYSHVREGDGSAKYLD; via the coding sequence ATGGTTAGCGGAGATCGTAACCGATCACCCGCGCCAGAGGCGGTGAAGTCCGCCCCAGTTTCTGCCGATGAACTGTGCATCCGGACGTGGCTGCATAACCGTGGCGAGAACACGCGCCGCGCATACGAGAGAGACGTGCGCGACCTGCTGGCATTTGCCGGGAAATCACTGAACGAGATTGTGTTGCCAGATCTACAGGCGTGGTTTGACAGCATGGGCAATGCTTCCGATGCCACGCGCAGAAGAAAGCTATCAGCCGTTAAATCTCTGCTTTCCTACGGCGCGGGGACGGGCGTTCTTTCTCATGATGCAGGATCTGCATTTCGCATAGCGCGAGGGAGAGACACGCTGCATGAGCGCATTCTCACCCGTGAGCAGGTGATTGCGCTGATTGACGGTGAAGAAGAGCCACGCAAGCGGGCGCTGCTGAATGTGCTGTACCGTATGGGGCTGCGCATTTCGGAGGCCTGCGCTTTGCGTTGGCGAGATCTGACGCGCCGCCAGCAGGGCGCAGTTGCTTCCGTTTTCGGTAAGGGAAACAAGACGCGACCTGTGCAGGTGCCTGCCAAACTGTTCAAGGAGCTTATGGCGCTCAGGGTTGATAGCGGGCCAGATGCGCCTGTTATCCCCGGCCATGATGGCTGCTCGCTTTCGAAAGATGCGGCGCATCGTGTCGTGAAGCGGGCAGCACGGCGTGCCGGATTGTCATCGCGTGTCTCAGCGCATTGGCTCCGGCACGCCCACGCATCGCACGCATTGGACAACAATGCGCCTGCCCATGTGGTTTGCGCCACGCTGGGGCATGCCTCTCTCGCCACAACCACACGTTACTCTCATGTGCGTGAGGGTGACGGCTCTGCAAAATATCTGGACTGA
- a CDS encoding TRM11 family methyltransferase, translated as MRHSGYERHTDDWYVEPAWCVHALVKGERPFVGTVLDPCCGGGNIVQSLCSNEIEAMGADIRDRADGMYPRMNYEQSLHALRPTSVVSNPPYGVAQEFIMACLDETKDRVCVLLRLAFLEGIQRGEWFPHVPLARVWVSSKRISMPPGGTDIPAKGGAIAYAWFVFEHGWKGDPVVKFLPKVGEISA; from the coding sequence ATGAGGCACTCTGGTTATGAGCGACACACGGATGATTGGTATGTTGAGCCTGCTTGGTGCGTGCATGCCTTGGTGAAAGGGGAGCGCCCATTTGTGGGAACTGTGTTGGATCCGTGCTGCGGTGGCGGAAACATAGTTCAATCCCTGTGCAGCAATGAAATTGAGGCTATGGGCGCAGATATACGAGACCGCGCAGACGGTATGTATCCGCGCATGAATTATGAACAATCATTACACGCTCTCAGGCCAACCAGCGTTGTCAGCAATCCCCCGTATGGAGTGGCTCAGGAGTTTATCATGGCTTGCTTGGATGAGACGAAAGACCGGGTGTGCGTGCTGCTGCGCCTTGCCTTTCTGGAAGGCATTCAGCGTGGGGAATGGTTCCCGCATGTGCCATTGGCGCGTGTGTGGGTGTCCAGCAAACGCATTTCCATGCCGCCGGGTGGAACAGACATCCCTGCAAAGGGTGGCGCCATTGCTTACGCATGGTTTGTTTTTGAGCACGGGTGGAAAGGCGACCCTGTTGTGAAGTTCCTGCCTAAAGTTGGTGAGATATCAGCATGA
- a CDS encoding helix-turn-helix transcriptional regulator, whose protein sequence is MIFLCVVAVLGMIALAGIWWIGIILYAIVSTLFGKEETHPQAKITVTHNQPAATNQEDTQTLPLKPSRIIIHYQDGKNEETERTIRPEHIEYRMRRNGMPDILYLTAYCELRKRPRTFRVDRIEAAYDADTGEVIRNVPAALWRQTGKMLNI, encoded by the coding sequence ATGATTTTTCTCTGTGTCGTAGCTGTGCTGGGGATGATTGCCTTGGCTGGCATTTGGTGGATAGGCATAATCCTGTACGCAATTGTTTCCACCCTGTTCGGTAAGGAGGAAACGCATCCCCAGGCCAAGATAACAGTCACCCACAACCAGCCTGCGGCAACTAATCAAGAAGATACGCAAACCCTGCCGCTCAAGCCATCTCGGATTATTATCCACTATCAGGATGGAAAAAATGAGGAGACAGAACGCACTATTCGTCCGGAACACATTGAATACCGGATGCGGCGAAATGGAATGCCAGATATTCTGTATCTCACAGCCTATTGCGAATTGCGCAAACGGCCCCGCACCTTCCGTGTGGATAGGATAGAAGCCGCCTATGATGCTGATACAGGAGAGGTGATTCGCAACGTGCCTGCGGCCTTGTGGCGCCAAACGGGAAAGATGTTGAATATCTAA
- a CDS encoding helix-turn-helix domain-containing protein, with protein sequence MSTKPSKKLPPTSKAIAMGQRMRTQRELLGFTQAKLASIIGVSENAITQYESGRSSPRRERLAALAQALGKSIGWLLTGNEPEEEVKAQTVAEKDILKAVRDLPPEQQDFILKMVQGLKK encoded by the coding sequence ATGAGCACGAAACCCAGCAAAAAGCTGCCCCCAACCTCTAAAGCAATCGCTATGGGGCAGCGAATGAGAACACAAAGAGAACTTTTAGGGTTTACTCAGGCAAAACTTGCAAGCATTATTGGCGTTTCAGAGAACGCCATAACACAATATGAATCCGGGCGTTCCTCTCCTAGGAGGGAGCGTTTAGCAGCGCTTGCACAAGCATTGGGAAAGTCCATAGGATGGCTATTAACCGGCAACGAGCCAGAAGAGGAAGTGAAAGCGCAGACCGTTGCGGAAAAAGACATCCTCAAGGCAGTTCGCGATTTACCCCCAGAACAGCAGGACTTTATCCTGAAAATGGTTCAAGGCTTAAAAAAATAA
- a CDS encoding helix-turn-helix domain-containing protein — translation MAAQIDLEQILGTYAPPPQVEAPKRIRNDKCLGFRIRQRRHELRMSLEQLGHAIGCTYQQIQKYETGKNAIKATLLPTFATALDVPLTWFFEGLEA, via the coding sequence ATGGCTGCACAGATAGATCTGGAGCAGATCCTCGGCACCTACGCACCACCACCACAGGTAGAAGCGCCAAAACGCATCAGGAATGATAAATGCTTGGGATTTCGCATCCGCCAACGCCGCCACGAACTGCGCATGAGCTTGGAACAGCTAGGCCACGCCATAGGCTGCACCTACCAGCAGATACAGAAGTATGAAACCGGCAAAAACGCCATAAAGGCAACACTTCTGCCTACATTCGCCACTGCACTGGACGTACCACTGACATGGTTTTTTGAGGGATTAGAGGCATGA
- a CDS encoding helix-turn-helix transcriptional regulator yields MSTTEATEKFLTRKEVLETVKVGTSTLYRWMEQNRFPRPLKFTAGCVRWKESAVKNWISAQEEMRAVA; encoded by the coding sequence ATGAGCACAACAGAAGCCACAGAAAAATTCCTGACCCGCAAAGAGGTTCTGGAAACCGTAAAGGTGGGCACTTCCACCCTGTACCGCTGGATGGAACAAAACCGCTTCCCGCGCCCCCTCAAATTTACAGCAGGTTGCGTGCGCTGGAAGGAAAGCGCCGTAAAAAACTGGATTTCTGCACAAGAAGAAATGAGGGCAGTGGCATGA
- a CDS encoding tyrosine-type recombinase/integrase, translating into MLTDTKVKTAKAEERAYRLSDSEGLFVHVMPTGKKFWRLRYRIDGKEQTLTLGPYPSVGLREARMLRDNAKDLLRQGIDPNKAGKITHLLAEPQQKDNFEAVAREWYEQRKDLWRPRHAHDVIHSLERDVFPHIGHLPPGQITPRVVLHILKGIEDRGAIETAHRIRQRMSDVFVHAIATERADTDPAGIVKPALRPVIRNRQPAITDLEQAREMIAHVESCVAHPVTLLAFRLLYLTAVRPGEVRAAMWDEFHGLDSQDPVWVIPAERMKMSREHIVPLSPQAVAVVQAVRPFSSRWPHLFPNTRRPKLPMSENAIGYLINRAGYHGRHVPHGFRSTFSSNMNERFPLDHDVIELMLAHASKDKVAAAYNRALYIDRRRELASIWSRLILDGQKTVDELVSAHRRPVKI; encoded by the coding sequence ATGCTGACAGATACCAAGGTCAAGACAGCCAAAGCAGAAGAGAGGGCATATCGCCTTTCGGATAGTGAGGGGCTGTTTGTGCATGTAATGCCTACCGGAAAGAAGTTCTGGCGCTTGCGTTACCGGATTGATGGGAAAGAACAAACACTTACGTTGGGGCCATATCCATCTGTAGGCTTGCGTGAGGCACGCATGCTGCGTGACAATGCTAAAGATTTGCTTCGGCAGGGGATAGACCCGAATAAGGCGGGGAAAATTACTCACCTGTTGGCTGAGCCCCAACAGAAAGACAACTTTGAGGCAGTTGCTAGGGAGTGGTACGAGCAGAGAAAAGATTTGTGGCGTCCTCGGCATGCTCACGATGTAATCCACAGCCTAGAGCGCGATGTATTTCCGCACATAGGACATTTGCCGCCAGGGCAAATTACACCTCGGGTTGTGCTGCATATATTAAAAGGCATTGAGGATCGAGGAGCCATAGAAACAGCGCACAGGATCCGCCAGCGTATGAGCGATGTTTTTGTGCATGCCATAGCAACAGAGAGAGCTGATACGGATCCGGCCGGAATTGTTAAACCTGCTTTGCGCCCTGTAATACGCAACCGGCAGCCTGCCATCACCGACCTAGAGCAGGCGCGTGAGATGATTGCGCACGTAGAAAGTTGCGTGGCGCATCCTGTTACGTTGCTGGCATTTCGGCTATTGTATCTGACGGCTGTGCGACCGGGTGAGGTGCGAGCAGCAATGTGGGATGAGTTTCACGGATTGGATTCGCAGGATCCTGTTTGGGTTATCCCTGCGGAACGCATGAAAATGAGCCGGGAGCATATTGTGCCCTTGTCCCCGCAGGCCGTAGCTGTAGTTCAGGCTGTGAGACCATTTTCAAGCCGTTGGCCTCATTTATTTCCAAATACCAGACGCCCTAAACTGCCTATGAGTGAGAATGCAATTGGGTATTTGATCAATCGTGCTGGATATCATGGGCGGCATGTCCCGCATGGATTCCGCTCCACATTTTCCAGCAACATGAATGAGCGATTCCCCTTAGACCATGATGTGATTGAGTTAATGCTGGCGCATGCATCTAAGGACAAAGTGGCGGCGGCGTATAACCGTGCATTATATATTGATAGGCGACGAGAGTTAGCTTCTATATGGAGTCGCCTTATACTAGATGGGCAGAAAACCGTTGATGAATTGGTTTCTGCCCACAGAAGGCCCGTTAAGATCTGA